The DNA sequence ttgaTCATGAGCGATTTATTACGGAAACAATAGGTTTAATGCGATAATTGTATTTGAGTGAGTTTATCTAGTTCACACAGACATCGGCTTTATTTCCTGGGTTTGCTCGATTATTAAGATATTGCCCAGCGATGGCGAGTTAAAGAAGAGAACACCTtccaaaataaacataaattcaGCCTTTATATTACGCAAATGTATGTTACGCCGGCTCCATACGTTGGCCCCAACGCAGGTCCCAACGCTACTCGTCCAACGTATGGATCTAGAAAATTGCATTGGCCCCAACGTTGGGGCGAGCGTTGGTAGTTGGCCGTCTTGTGTCGGTTTTATCAAAGGAATCTGCGCCAACGCTGGCGATCACGCCCACACGTTGGCGCTTTGCTCAGTGCTGTTGCAACACGCAACGAGTGCGGACGTCGAGCGAGAATGGATCTCATCCACAACATCGTCACCTTtatggaaaaattaaaaagctaCAGATTTTATTGAACTTAACAACAAGCACATCCAATAATATGGGACGCAACTCGAAAGgaacataaaaatcaaaatgtattaGCTGATGCATGGCGCAGCATTCAACAGAAGATGGGCATGATCTTCTCAATTGAAGATTCAAAAACGCGGGAATCATTAATGAGCACATATTTATCGCCTCAGAGCAGTTAAGATTTCTGTATCGGACATCTTTACGTTGGCCCTGCCGGGACACAACTAGTTTATTAGCCAACGTATGTACGCCTTACCCAATTTGCAGTCCAACGTTGGTACGAGCGTTGGGGCCAACGTATGGAGCCGGCCTTAATGTGTGCAATAAACAGTTGACTGTTGAAATTTAGATCCGtgtttgttttaaacaaatCTGCAGTAGGTTGCATGTATCTGCCGAAAAACTGATAAGTAACAGTCGaggcatacctacatatcgTGGGTACACCTTGGGGACCGGGCCTTAGACAGGAAGTGTAGACTTGTCTTGTAGAGAGATTGTAATGCTGAGAACTGAATGCAGATTGGCAGTTATCTTTACAATAATGACGCACACACAAACATTACAATATCCTGGTTGTGTACCCAcaatgatattttttgtaaaattatgtgAAAATGCATTTGGATCTAAAAAACAAAAGGTGCATTCCCAATGACGTATTAAATCAATAGGTATACTAATCCTTGCACCACGGTGTCAAACCCTAGACCAGCGTACCGTGTGAAAAAACCTTCATAGACGGACAGACGTGCAATTTCACAGTTTTATGTAATGTTTCGTGTTGACTTTGAACGATGTAAGTTCAAGGCATCAGCCGGCGAGCCGCTCTGTGTATACAGCCTTATTTATTAGtgtgattttttaaaaagcggctgtgtttattttatacgagaaataaattgatttaGAAAACGAAACCGACCTAATATATAGctttaattttacaattaagtattattttaaatatttaattaattacttacttacatagtGGTATTTGTGAAAAGTGAAAATGTGTAAATCCTTTGTGAAAGCATTGTTTCTTGTGTTCActggtaagtatttttttataactatctACTTCACACTTGTCTATCTATGTACTAATTAGTCACAACTACTCACAACATCATATACCACCTATGgtaaatttataaagtaaaaatacacaCAGGTTGGAACCGCCattaaatcgtatttttttacctaGCTAGAGATGATTtactgtatacttacttaaatctTTTACCTCAGTAGATtcgctattttaaataaaaactacgtAACAATgctaattacatattttatgtaacaacTAACGTATTTCGGAGACCATTGCGAAACAGTCACTTTACTTATTTTAGGCATTCGGACTTGTAATTACTACTAATTTAAGAGTGCAAtagtattttgtattattcttagGCAGGTTGGTAGAGCTACCTATACATCCTACCTAGGCTTTGTTCTCCTGTCTGTTTATCTGTATCCCACTGTGACtccaaatatattttgaaatcCTCTTTTAAGTCCACAATTATTAACTTAGCCTAATAAAGGCCGATTCATACACTGTTTAGTGCGTGTGTTTAGAAGACGTACATAGCTGAGTATGTACCTATGGCAAATTCAAATGTTTAACAAGCCCAGCAATGTATCTGAATATGAATAGTTactatattatacttattaattacctaccttgGTAGTGTGCCTGATGATACTTTTAAGCcgtaaaaatatgtaggtttattattatttatttcagctggtattatttaggtactgaCAAAGATACACTATTTTAATATGACCGCCAAGGTTGGTATTGATGATATTTCCGTATTCGCTACACTTAATTCGAATATAATTTGCTTCTTATTTGTATGTTGATAGCAGCACCCTAATGGCATCAATTAAGTATTagataataagtaggtaggtgccTGGTAGGTGATATTTGGAAGAAACAGAGGATCAAAACAGTTACCTAACCAAATAATAAATCTTATAATAGTATACCTAGGACGTTAATAATCATAGGGTAGCAAGGATTAAGgagttattattatattagttcaacatcatcagcctatagcagtccactgctggacgtaggcctctcccaaagcacaccACGGGATGTGATTCATAGCTTTCCGATATATTAGTTCACTTGTTGCTAATTAGCCGATAGGTACAGTCTACtaatttgaaatttattataatccatAACACTCACATTTTCAGCTATAATTTCATGCGATGGACAGAGTGAGTTCATGTTGCCATTCGGCCCGGACACCCTTCGGCAAATCATCAGGACCAAGACCCCACGTAAGTATTACCGAAGCAATTAATAAGAGGTATCAGAActaaagtaagttttttaatCTAAGATACTGAACTGACAGATTCttaacggttcatcaacaatctattgtcccgccaatagaacgaaacatcacttaatcgcgggacaatcgactgttgatgaaccgttcaaacatcaatcaatcaatcatcagccaataatcatccactgctgcactgctggatataggcTTCTCCCAAAGAGCGCCACCACACTCGGTGTAcggctttcctcatccagccactaccggctacccgcctaaggtcgtcggtctaGCGGGCATGAGATAAAAAATCAGACTTTAGACAAAATTTTAGTAACTACATCCTCTTCTTACTAGACATCCTCCATAGATACTATTtctatttattaaaaagacacatattTTCAGTGCCATCAGGTCGCAAGGCTACTTTAAGCGATGTCAGACTACATTATTATGGgtaagaataaaattattttaatatattaatttacaaattCGATCGAAATCTTTCGAGTAGTCCGATCCAAAGCCTATTGGGAATTTTCtctatatttcaaaatatacataggtacctacatcctattatttatgcaaaatataagtttattttataacttataattaaCTAAGTATGTCATgatcaatataaaaataaaacttttgaaaatttcaGGGGAAATTCAACTGAAGATGTAAAGACATATCGACTGAACACGATTCAAGATGTACTACAAGAGTCCAGCTTTGATTCTGAAAAACCAACCGTGTTTTACGCTCATGGGTAAGCTGGATAAATTACTTTACGCCTTCAAAACAGATAATAATTGGAGTGGCATAATTAAATGGACGGTGTTTGCAGatgattataaatttataattgtaatttaattctAAAATCGAATATCAACAGCTACTGGCTACAATCTTCGCATGATTGTTTCAATGGCGAATAAACCGGTCCTAAATCAGGCTTGTTTTATGTGAAAATTGTTAATTTGTAATTCAATTTGTATCAATTAACTAATCTCCATTCTCCGAGTTGCAAATTCATTTATGTGGTCTTCgctaagtaatattattagaACTTGCACAGTGGTCCTTATTGTCTGGACGATCCAATGACAACTCCGACTCCGgacgggaatcgaacccggatcAATGATGGTCCTATACGTAGGTATGTAGCTCTACAGAGGAAACCGGCAAGTGGAAGTTGAAGTGGCACTAGGCCACGTAGATTTATGCAGAATCGGGTGTTCCAACGTACTCAATGGCCGGTCTTTATGTACTCATACCCTATTAACGTTGGTATTGTGGAGTCCATCAGTTCCGACACAAATTACATGAACATGCGTGCTCTCAAGCCCAATAGTTACCACGTATATAGCCACGTACCTATggcggtagtgaagctgcttccgaagcttgggGTCATGATGAGCATTTGTGTCTGGctggttgtcgtttatctggtgtaggtagttatatcagctgtccgacactcatatcacaggctctgcctagtttggggccggatggccgtgtgtgagaggtccccacatttttttaaacctcaatttatttttacctttttgcaacacctgtattattattatttatatttgtttccAGTTTCGTCGAGCTAGCAGAAGACGAGAGCGTGCGTACGGTGGTGGGTGCTTACCTGCGCGCGGGCGGACACAACGTGGTGGTGGTGGACTGGGCCAACCTCGGTTTCGGAAGCTATCTGCAGGCCGGACGGAATGTGCAGCTGGTGAGGACTTGCCATTAGTTGAACGTGTTAGTCGTACTTGGCTTGGTCCTAGATTAAGGcaaacaacaacaacagtAGGCATACAGTTTGATGCAAATGGCGTAGACAAGCGCAAATCTAGGAAGCAGTGAACACCTGGCACACTAAACTAATACGCCCCCCCGCTACCTCAGTCGATGGTGATTAGTTTCCCAACTTAGATCGACAAGATATTGTCAAATATTATTCCCGCCATCGCCTGTAGCAGTAGCACTGATTATTTTTGATGATGACGAATCTGTCAAAGAAGAAACTACGCGGCGGGCGCCTACCCACCTGAGCTCCTCTTTTAAAAGGCTACTTACGTGCCCCGCTGCTGTGCATATGCCTCAACATGTTAACTCCACTTCTCTTTCACTTGCCGTCTATCACCATCCCGGTACAACAGTTACGGGCCGCAAGACACGCAAAACATAATTGACATAAACACCTTGCTATATAGGTCTTTATATAGGTCCTTCTCTTATGAATCTTTCCAGGTGGGTCGCGACCTCGGCCGGCGCCTCCTTAAGCTCACCACCCTGGGATTGCCCGCGGCGCGCCTGCACCTCGTGGGACACTCGCTGGGAGCGCACCTAGTGGCGTATGCTGCTAGGCAGATGAAGACTAAGGACGTTGTTGTGCCTAGGTAATGTAGGAGCCAGGTTGCAGAACGTCACCACTACTTATATCACAACCTCTAGGGCTCCAAGTCTGCTAAGGAAACCATTTAAATGACACAGCATTGAGCCGCCATTCcttagcagacttgaggcccAGGCGGCTCCTCAAGCTCACCACCCTGGGCCTCCCCGCATCACGCCTCCACCTTGTGGGACACTCGCTGGGAGCACATCTAGTGGCTTACGCTGCCAGGCAGATGAAGACTAAGGACGTTATTGTGCCGAGGTAATGTAGAATATAGGTTGCAGAACGTCACCACTCGTATCACAACCTCCAGGGCATCAAGTCTGCTAAGGAATGGCGGCACTGTTGTGTGTTGGAAGCATGGTTTTCGCACTGTAGGTATTAAATATCTGCATTTTAGGAAATatttttgcatattttctAAAGAACTCACATTAATAAACAGTAATTGTATACTACTGGGACTCACTAACCAAGAGAAAACggatacctacctaaagtcGGAAAACCATTCAGACGACACAGCATTGAGCCGCCATTCCTTAGCAGAAGTGAGGCCCAGGTGGGTCTTCAAACTCACGACCCTGGGATTGCCCGCGGCGCGCCTGCACCTCGTGGGACACTCGCTGGGGGCGCATTGATTTTGattgatttattaaaactttattttatcataataaacacgaaaaatacacaaatattcCGCCAAACTGTTAAAACAGTTTATCGGCAGACATGCTCTCATTataaactacttacttaatctTAATCTATTTACTGTTAATATCTATTCACTACTAAAGTTActtgctaaaataaataaaaatatggtaCATCGCAACAGTAGTACAAAGCGGCCAAGCCGCACCGGTATCTGCGGGTAGACATAAAATCAGTTCACAAAAATAATTGTGTGTGCGTTGCGCTGGCAGTGCCATGTATAATTACTATTAGTTAggtgtataattatttttgtaagttggtatattttttaatgtgtttttattattgtatttctttattattatttagatgtATAGGTACGCTGTTTTAGGTGTATAAttggtatttataaattttaataaaatctataGATTTGAAAGTTCCGTATCGTTTAGAAAGAattgttttagtttattttttatcatattttttgttcctTTAATATCTTTAATCTTATCTGGGATTGAGTTAAATAACTTTGGAATTAGCCAGTCTTTAGTCCGTCTAccatacaaattaattacttttgGCACTACAAGTTTACGTTGGGTTTTTGAACGCGTATTAtagttactttttattttatttttatattcgtcATTCCAAAATTCGTCGAgtgttaataaaagaaaacattttttgCGTGCTGTAAGAACTTTGCATTTTTGGAATAATAATTCATAGTTTTCTGCATACTGCTTTTTAGTCTTCTGACCCACAATTACCTTCAGAAATCTAATCTGTAAATcttttattatgtagtctgagcctatctgaaacctagttaaacattgtgagatatggcgtttcgactttctccgtgttcggcatcataagggtcacagtgacaattaaataaagtccatttttctctccacctttagtttgcaaggtgcgggtgcctatataaatagagtgagtcgcccgcgcgcctcagttggtttttgatttttgaagtgaacacttcggcaaaatggctcaatgtagcctcGGTTcccgtcggcttcgctccgaacggggaaaaatataatattgaatttgcggagtcctcacTGCCGGGAGCAGCGTGAtacggaccaggcggcgcggggcgcgggacctgccggctgctgcgcacgcagccattgctgaggatttcgcaacgaaggtttgagctgataagccgtgagtaaaatgctattaattactgcttttaaaagctcagccactggtcataatgctccggcgcttggggtttttatcccacgcagtagggtccgattcaatagtcgaggtgatgattgatcacatattccggtcctactagtggcgcttgagctagatacttacattaatgaccgctttaagtaaagcataatgtttattttatacaggaaaaaataataaaaatatatttttctaccctcaatttctaatatttttaaaaaacagttgataaaaactttgctattacaataatgcactttattatagctgatgtaaggctttacaaacaggagctttccaggaccgtcataggattttttacaggaagcacgtggctccgagtttcagtatgttgggacattgtggcatgtgcggcgagtaatgtgatcgcgccggtacctacccggtgaagggtaggcaggccgatttggtgaaattgaagtttcgtgtaacctgcacccggccctgtgctcccgcgctggccgccgtctcgtgccacctgcatcgcagcgtacacccggccctgcgctcctgccctggccaccggtttgtgccacctgcatcgcagcatacacccggccctgtgctcctgcgctggccgccgtctcttGCCACCTGcgtcgcagcgtacacccggtcctggccctggccaccggtttgtacTACCTGCaccgctgcatagacccagccatgcgctcctgccctggcggctgtacacccggtcctggccctggccaccggtttgtgctacctgcatcgctgcatagacccagccatgcactcctgccctggcggctgtgttgtcccacctgcatcgctgcgcacacctggctctcctgttctggttgccagatccaaacgcccctgtctgggaagagattttatgctcagcggaaccgcctccactattgctagcacggtcatcatcatcatcatcatcatcagccataaTTGTTAGCGACTTCTTTAGAAGGTatcgtgcgctattcatcagtgattatGGCATATGcggacgaacgtttactgccaaggttggtcatgttagccatacaagggcacaccaacgaagcctgagtacccacctgcagtcgccgtagccgcatcggcatggatgacgacaaatcgggtaacgtgcaccgcttctacaAGTGTTAtatcaatttgatgcctccgctgaggtagggtattctgttaaagcagctttcttctgaactgcccaaagtgacctgtagactgctcctggggatagttgtgcaagaattttttatttttatttcgatgtttgctgaagaaactgtctaatgcagcttttgttctaaactgcctaaagatcattggactgctcatgggaatggtgacgcacggtaagtacaggagcgttactatatactgatgagaaacgaacgaacgagagctgtcgtgcaatcggcacgtttaatacatacaaacagatagctCGCGctgcagtgcactgaaagttagtttttcgttatataaagtgaccccccagacactatctttaagtgtcatgacacatcggcagattccagctttgagtcttttcttttctcggctgtgagcaaagtgaatcccaccggcgagtgttcaacctgaaagcactgagctaattcctgatttcgtgaaagtcgctgttgctataccataccgcttcacaagttaccgaatttattatgatcctactgtcggatgatcatgatcagagtgtcattgcggtttctgagtgacaccatattagctgtcttccttatgtcccagtggattgtgagtgtgtgtccgagctctttgttgaaaaatgcgtgaacctcctacgcagcagctgtctactagttgtgtatcgaataaatcgagtaacggtgctcttgcacgagacgactaccttttggtaaaattataatttccactattctgggaacatgcatatacctactgtgtactgtgtatcacatcacgtgtagccgtagcccaactcaatttactgggctagataataaacaatggcagtcgtcattaaatttctatgaacttcgaaggtcatcatttggagcacaattcaaagggagaaagtacctattcatgcctaaacggcttctctaatgaaaatgtatttttaattcgattctggcgcaaacgtttcataactatttttcaacactgtatcttttgaaactacttagactgactggttaagatgcagacgtgccgttttcacaattccattttggttaagttttgtgacgaccgaatggcgtagtggatagtgaccctgactactgagccgaaggtcccgggttcgattcccggcggtcttggatgtgcccgtaaaatggcaataggcccgccccctattacattgggactaa is a window from the Plutella xylostella chromosome 7, ilPluXylo3.1, whole genome shotgun sequence genome containing:
- the LOC105387620 gene encoding pancreatic triacylglycerol lipase, with the translated sequence MCKSFVKALFLVFTAIISCDGQSEFMLPFGPDTLRQIIRTKTPLPSGRKATLSDVRLHYYGGNSTEDVKTYRLNTIQDVLQESSFDSEKPTVFYAHGFVELAEDESVRTVVGAYLRAGGHNVVVVDWANLGFGSYLQAGRNVQLVGRDLGRRLLKLTTLGLPAARLHLVGHSLGAHLVAYAARQMKTKDVVVPRITGLDPAMPGFYPPLSFLGDHVTADDAAFVDIIHTDGGRYGASTKTGHADFWPNGGTARQPGCQINTVLFTYEDFCGHWRSWRFWVESLGGPGFDSRPCTDYEAFTRGECKTAPVAYMGEKADKDLRGNFYLRTAGTKPFSLGARGAE